The following proteins are co-located in the Triticum aestivum cultivar Chinese Spring chromosome 1A, IWGSC CS RefSeq v2.1, whole genome shotgun sequence genome:
- the LOC123074902 gene encoding lecithin-cholesterol acyltransferase-like 1 codes for MAMKTELLRLLPLLLLLLPSPLRDYLWTDEAASCRVGQGQLQVYHPIILFPGISCPNLEARLTDAYTPSVPRCGALKGKGWFPLWNNTWDVLDHDYLPCLQEQMSPVYDPILNDFRNRPGVETRVPDFGSSYGFTSKGEVDGRNLFCMSKLIQELEAVGYRDRDTLFGAPYDLRHAPPSPGQPSQVYTDYFARVKDLVQHASEKNGNKPIILVGHSFGGKAALDFVNWTPFSWRKEFIKHMVLIAPTPPTGFVQVLMNLVSGPSAILIPTVTSLDLRPMWRTFASSLVSLPSTRVFAHEPLVVTKHTNYSAYDYRDLLMALGFGTNIIKWVLHMKQKVDAPLVPTTYLNGVGIQTINQAVYRDSNFDVEPEYVYGDGDDIINLVSLLTFVEEMRRQQHRSNIHFKFIKIAHTNHSHILIQERSLKRVMAEILEANCRRDIMS; via the exons ATGGCCATGAAAACAGAGCTCCTCCGTTTGCTACCTCTGCTGCTCCTGCTCCTTCCGTCTCCCCTCCGCGATTACCTGTGGACTGATGAAGCCGCCAGCTGCAGAGTCGGTCAAGGCCAGCTCCAAGTCTACCACCCGATAATCTTGTTCCCTGGCATAAGTTGCCCCAACCTGGAAGCCCGGCTCACTGACGCCTACACCCCGTCGGTGCCGCGCTGCGGCGCACTCAAGGGGAAGGGATGGTTCCCTCTCTGGAACAACACCTGGGACGTGCTCGACCATGATTACCTTCCGTGCTTACAGGAGCAGATGAGCCCTGTGTACGACCCCATCCTCAATGACTTTCGGAACAGGCCTGGCGTCGAGACTCGCGTGCCGGACTTCGGCTCCTCCTACGGTTTCACCTCAAAGGGCGAAGT GGACGGACGTAACTTATTTTGCATGTCAAAACTCATTCAAGAACTGGAGGCAGTAGGGTATCGTGACCGCGATACCCTTTTCGGAGCTCCTTATGACTTACGGCATGCTCCACCTTCACCCGGCCAGCCATCTCAGGTGTACACCGACTACTTTGCCCGTGTCAAGGATTTGGTGCAGCACGCAAGCGAAAAAAATGGGAACAAGCCCATCATCCTCGTCGGGCACAGCTTCGGAGGAAAGGCAGCCCTTGACTTCGTCAATTGGACTCCCTTTTCATGGAGGAAAGAATTCATCAAACACATGGTCCTAATCGCGCCCACACCTCCTACTGGCTTTGTGCAGGTGCTCATGAACCTCGTCTCGGGTCCGTCAGCCATTCTTATACCGACGGTAACGTCGCTAGATTTGCGTCCAATGTGGAGAACTTTCGCGAGTTCCCTTGTATCCTTACCGTCTACTAGGGTTTTTGCTCACGAGCCGCTTGTAGTCACCAAACATACGAACTACTCGGCGTATGACTACAGAGATTTGCTCATGGCACTCGGTTTCGGCACTAACATCATAAAATGGGTACTTCATATGAAGCAAAAGGTTGATGCTCCATTGGTGCCAACGACATACCTCAATGGTGTGGGTATCCAAACAATAAATCAGGCAGTATACCGGGATAGTAACTTTGATGTGGAGCCGGAGTATGTATATGGCGATGGTGACGATATCATCAACTTAGTTAGCTTGTTGACATTCGTGGAAGAAATGAGAAGGCAGCAACATCGGAGTAACATACACTTCAAGTTCATCAAGATTGCTCATACTAACCACTCTCACATTCTAATTCAGGAACGTTCACTCAAGAGAGTTATGGCTGAAATTCTAGAAGCTAATTGCAGAAGAGACATCATGTCATAG